A genomic region of Pristiophorus japonicus isolate sPriJap1 chromosome 20, sPriJap1.hap1, whole genome shotgun sequence contains the following coding sequences:
- the LOC139233094 gene encoding uncharacterized protein: MRKRNWGRTARSCCWSLSLSLGLSLGLSLSPGMGLGLSLSLELGLSLGLGLTLSLGLSLSLGLSLSLGLSLSLGLSPSLSPGMGLGLSLSLGLSPSLSPSLSLGPNMSPSLSLGLSLSLGLGPNLGLKLAPSPSLRPGMCLGLSLELSQGLNLGLNLGLSLGLNLGMSLGLNLGMSLGMSLA, translated from the coding sequence ATGAGGAAGCGGAATTGGGGTCGAACCGCACGGAGCTGCTGCTggagcctgagcctgagcctgggcCTGAGCCTGGGTCTGAGCCTAAGCCCGGGCATGGGCCtgggcctgagcctgagcctggAACTGGGCTTGAGCCTGGGCCTGGGCCTGACCCTGAGCCTGGGCCTAAGCCTGAGCCTGGGACTGAGCCTGAGCCtgggcctgagcctgagcctgggcCTGAGCCCGAGCCTGAGCCCGGGCATGGGCCtgggcctgagcctgagcctgggcCTGAGCCCGAGCCTGAGCCCGAGCCTGAGCCTGGGCCCAAACATGAGCCCAAGCCTGAGCCtgggcctgagcctgagcctgggcCTGGGCCCGAACCTGGGCCTGAAGCTGGCCCCGAGCCCGAGCCTGCGCCCGGGCATGTGCCTGGGCCTGAGCCTGGAACTGAGCCAGGGCCTGAACCTGGGCCTGAACCTGGGCCTGAGCCTGGGCCTGAACCTGGGCATGAGCCTGGGCCTGAACCTGGGCATGAGCCTGGGCATGAGCCTGGCCTGA